A region from the Fusobacterium russii ATCC 25533 genome encodes:
- a CDS encoding acyl CoA:acetate/3-ketoacid CoA transferase — protein sequence MDIIRATEVPNIIKNGSFIAIDGFVGVGVPEEILVNIEKSFFENGSPNSLNLMFAAGFGDGKSRGLCRLAHEGLINKVIGGHWGLGPNLGKLANENKIQGYNLPQGVIAQMFRDMAAKKPGTISKVGLDTFVDPSLQGGKVNSSTREDIVSKLCINEEEILFFKAPNKIDVALLRASSADEEGNISYENEALFLEGFHIAAATKNSGGKVIVQVEKILKAGSIQPKDVKIPGILVDYVVVTEDSKNHMQTFAEQFNYGYVNNNLSVKTSELNFPLDERKIISRRCSLSIKKEAKVLNYGIGMPESIALVLKEEKQDENFVPTVEPGAIGGVPMGGMSFGASLNPICIVEQPTQFDFYDGGGLDMAFLGLAQCDQYGNINVSKFGPKLAGCGGFINITQNAKEVIFCGTFTAGGLKVACENGKLKIITEGKIKKFIKNVEQITFSGNFAIKNKKKILYITERAVFELRKEGLTLIEIAEGIDIEKDIFANMEFRPLLASDIKYMDSRIFQENLMNLKF from the coding sequence ATGGATATTATAAGAGCAACTGAAGTTCCTAACATCATTAAAAATGGTAGTTTTATAGCTATTGATGGTTTTGTTGGTGTTGGTGTTCCCGAAGAAATATTGGTTAATATTGAGAAGTCTTTTTTTGAAAACGGTTCTCCTAATTCTTTAAATTTAATGTTTGCTGCTGGATTTGGTGATGGTAAATCAAGAGGTTTATGTAGATTAGCACATGAAGGTCTTATAAATAAGGTCATTGGTGGGCATTGGGGTTTAGGTCCTAACCTCGGAAAATTGGCAAATGAGAATAAAATTCAAGGGTATAATTTACCACAAGGAGTTATTGCTCAAATGTTCAGAGATATGGCTGCTAAAAAACCTGGGACTATTTCTAAGGTCGGCTTAGATACATTTGTAGATCCCTCTCTTCAAGGTGGAAAAGTCAATAGCTCTACAAGAGAAGATATTGTGTCTAAGCTCTGTATTAATGAGGAGGAAATTCTATTCTTTAAAGCTCCAAATAAAATAGATGTAGCCTTACTTCGTGCCTCATCTGCTGATGAAGAAGGTAACATTTCTTACGAAAATGAAGCTTTATTTTTGGAAGGCTTTCATATTGCAGCAGCAACAAAAAACTCTGGTGGAAAAGTTATTGTACAAGTTGAAAAAATATTGAAAGCTGGTTCAATACAACCAAAAGATGTTAAGATACCTGGTATTCTAGTTGACTATGTTGTAGTTACTGAGGATTCAAAAAATCATATGCAAACTTTTGCTGAGCAATTTAATTATGGTTATGTAAATAATAATCTTTCTGTGAAAACTTCTGAATTAAACTTTCCCTTAGATGAAAGAAAAATTATTTCCAGAAGATGTTCATTGAGTATAAAAAAAGAAGCTAAGGTCTTAAATTATGGAATTGGAATGCCAGAGAGTATTGCTTTAGTTTTAAAAGAGGAAAAACAGGATGAGAACTTTGTTCCAACTGTTGAGCCAGGTGCAATAGGTGGAGTTCCTATGGGTGGAATGAGTTTTGGAGCTTCTTTGAATCCAATCTGCATAGTTGAGCAGCCAACTCAATTTGATTTTTATGATGGTGGCGGTTTAGATATGGCATTCCTAGGTTTAGCCCAATGTGATCAATATGGTAATATAAATGTTTCCAAATTTGGTCCTAAATTAGCCGGTTGTGGTGGTTTTATAAATATAACTCAAAATGCTAAAGAAGTAATATTTTGTGGTACTTTTACTGCTGGTGGGCTTAAAGTAGCTTGTGAAAATGGAAAATTAAAAATCATTACTGAAGGAAAAATCAAAAAGTTCATAAAGAATGTAGAGCAAATTACTTTTAGTGGAAATTTCGCTATAAAAAATAAAAAGAAAATACTATATATTACTGAAAGGGCTGTCTTTGAGTTAAGAAAAGAAGGATTAACTTTAATAGAAATTGCTGAAGGTATTGATATTGAAAAAGATATTTTTGCAAATATGGAATTTAGACCTTTGCTAGCCAGTGATATAAAGTATATGGACAGTAGAATATTTCAAGAAAATTTAATGAACCTAAAGTTTTAA
- a CDS encoding TetR/AcrR family transcriptional regulator: MESTKGKIINSAIELFSSKPFEEVSVSEICRNANISNGIIYKYFKTKEEIYKFLLSETIVRIDSYLSVIEGDTIEERLKDFIKKNLDLTKKEIKLIRIYRDGQYKFLEYEKKLKKVYNRSLENVYRRKLKLIEKFFILSTIRHINIYFITKNIEIDIDFLVRSLLYGFLYQSKREVSILHDGMFYLRIPFNSANVKCKILNVGSEILSNQEYNSIKISDITSKVGISSGAFYLYFKNKDSFLKTVVLRIRKQILFFLKDNFNLNYTPLDNHLMFLYLLFEYYKDSYFKYKLLREMELIDSKIYEKFMDEDVDFYLETLHDLNYNFHKRRIIAVMLLGISHYMGIEFFYTKEFKNRDLFLEEIKKLIQNGLEK; this comes from the coding sequence ATGGAAAGTACAAAGGGAAAAATAATAAATTCAGCTATTGAGTTGTTTTCTAGTAAGCCTTTTGAAGAAGTTTCAGTATCGGAAATATGTAGAAATGCAAATATTTCTAATGGAATAATTTATAAATATTTTAAAACAAAAGAAGAAATATATAAGTTTTTATTATCCGAAACAATAGTGAGAATAGATTCATATTTGAGTGTTATAGAAGGAGATACAATTGAAGAGAGATTAAAGGATTTTATAAAAAAAAATTTGGATCTAACTAAAAAGGAAATTAAATTAATTAGGATCTATAGAGATGGACAGTATAAATTTTTAGAATATGAAAAAAAATTAAAAAAAGTTTATAATAGAAGTCTTGAAAATGTCTATAGACGAAAGTTAAAGCTAATTGAAAAATTTTTTATTCTATCGACAATCAGACATATAAATATTTACTTTATAACAAAAAATATAGAAATTGATATTGACTTTCTAGTTAGATCTTTGCTTTATGGATTTTTATATCAATCAAAAAGAGAAGTATCAATTTTACATGATGGAATGTTTTATTTAAGAATTCCATTTAACTCTGCCAATGTAAAATGTAAAATTTTAAATGTTGGCTCGGAAATCCTAAGTAATCAAGAGTACAATTCTATAAAAATAAGTGATATTACAAGTAAGGTGGGAATTTCTTCAGGTGCATTTTATTTATATTTCAAAAATAAGGATAGTTTTTTAAAAACTGTTGTTTTAAGAATAAGAAAGCAAATTTTATTTTTTTTAAAAGATAATTTTAATTTAAACTATACTCCTTTAGATAATCATTTAATGTTTTTATATCTTTTATTTGAATATTATAAAGATTCATATTTTAAATATAAATTACTTCGTGAGATGGAGCTAATTGATAGTAAAATTTATGAAAAATTTATGGATGAAGATGTAGATTTTTATTTAGAAACATTACATGATTTAAATTATAATTTTCATAAAAGAAGAATAATAGCAGTAATGCTTTTGGGTATCTCTCATTATATGGGCATTGAGTTTTTTTATACAAAGGAATTTAAAAATAGAGATTTATTTTTAGAGGAAATAAAAAAACTTATTCAGAATGGTTTAGAAAAATAA
- a CDS encoding 3-hydroxybutyrate dehydrogenase, with amino-acid sequence MNKVLFVTGAASGIGKAIGESFLKKGYKVVFSDLNEEKLNEIVEENLKNNYDCYAVKCDVTKEEEINKAIDKTIEKYGRLDVLINNAGLQHVSMIENFPIEKFELMIKVMLTAPFIATKKVFPIMKKQGFGRILNMASINGVIGFSGKSAYNSAKHGLIGLTKVTALEAANSGITVNAICPGYVDTPLVRGQFEDLARTRNIEVEEVLNQVLYPLIPQKRLLDVKEISDLALFLASEDAKGITGQASILDGGYTVQ; translated from the coding sequence ATGAATAAGGTACTTTTTGTAACAGGAGCAGCAAGTGGTATAGGAAAGGCAATAGGAGAATCTTTTTTAAAGAAGGGATATAAAGTCGTTTTTTCAGATTTAAATGAAGAAAAATTGAATGAAATTGTTGAAGAAAATTTAAAGAATAATTATGATTGCTATGCAGTAAAATGTGATGTAACAAAAGAAGAGGAAATTAATAAGGCAATAGATAAAACTATTGAAAAATATGGAAGACTAGATGTTTTAATAAATAATGCAGGTCTACAGCATGTTTCAATGATTGAGAATTTTCCAATAGAAAAATTTGAACTTATGATAAAAGTTATGCTTACAGCACCTTTTATTGCAACTAAGAAGGTTTTTCCAATAATGAAAAAACAAGGTTTTGGTAGAATTCTAAACATGGCTTCAATAAATGGAGTAATCGGATTTTCTGGAAAATCAGCATATAATTCAGCAAAACATGGGCTGATTGGTTTAACAAAAGTTACAGCCCTTGAAGCAGCAAATTCAGGAATAACAGTAAATGCTATTTGTCCGGGATATGTTGACACTCCTTTAGTGAGAGGGCAGTTCGAAGATTTAGCCAGAACTAGAAATATAGAAGTGGAAGAAGTTTTAAATCAAGTTTTATATCCATTAATACCACAAAAACGTTTGCTTGATGTGAAAGAAATTTCAGATTTAGCACTTTTTTTAGCCAGTGAGGATGCAAAAGGTATAACAGGACAAGCAAGTATATTGGATGGCGGATATACAGTACAATAG
- a CDS encoding TIGR00730 family Rossman fold protein, with protein sequence MKITVYCGASIGNDETYKKAAIEMGKWIVKSGHQLVYGGGKLGLMGVVSDTVMAEGGEVTGIITHFLTERELANEDITKLIKVDTMAERKKIMIDLGDAYIALPGGPGTLEEIVEVVSWTRIGQNNNPCIFFNINNYYQPVENMYDSMVNSGFLTKEDREKILFTTSYDEIENFIRTYTPPEIRNYK encoded by the coding sequence ATGAAAATAACTGTTTACTGTGGTGCTAGTATAGGGAATGATGAAACATATAAAAAAGCAGCTATTGAAATGGGAAAATGGATAGTTAAAAGTGGTCATCAATTAGTCTATGGTGGTGGTAAACTTGGTCTAATGGGTGTAGTTTCTGATACAGTTATGGCTGAAGGTGGCGAGGTAACTGGAATTATTACTCACTTTTTAACTGAAAGAGAGCTTGCTAACGAAGATATAACAAAACTTATAAAAGTTGATACTATGGCAGAAAGAAAAAAAATAATGATAGATTTAGGTGATGCTTATATTGCACTTCCAGGTGGCCCTGGCACTCTGGAAGAAATTGTAGAAGTTGTTTCTTGGACTAGAATTGGTCAAAATAACAATCCCTGTATCTTCTTCAATATAAACAATTATTATCAACCGGTTGAAAATATGTATGATTCTATGGTAAATTCTGGTTTTTTAACAAAAGAAGATAGAGAAAAAATTCTTTTTACAACCTCATATGATGAGATAGAAAATTTTATTAGGACTTATACTCCACCAGAAATCAGAAATTATAAATAG
- a CDS encoding AbrB family transcriptional regulator translates to MENLSMTLLIGLIGGYIADKRKIPAGFMVGSLFAVAIFNVIFDRANLPTYFRFIAQTSTGTYLGTKFYKKDVKSLKQVLIPGILMSLLMIVFSFIISYTLSKIFTMDHITAVFASSPGGLMDMSLLAHEFNANTSQVALLQLIRMISVIIFVPFFSKKCYEKIKNKLDRKLSNYKVDNEEKQEIKIHRLPDDYDLLIVTILLGIIGGSIGYFLKIPAGAMSCSMLVVAIFNIKTGKSYMPLTLRKIIQSIGGALIGSRVSINDIVEIKDLFIPILIVIVGFCLMDILVGFILYKLTNFSVMTSLLSAAPGGMSDIAIMAEDLGANGSQVAMMQFIRVCFIISIYPIIIKILFT, encoded by the coding sequence ATGGAAAACTTAAGCATGACTTTACTAATAGGTCTAATAGGAGGTTATATAGCAGATAAAAGGAAAATCCCTGCAGGTTTTATGGTAGGTTCATTATTTGCAGTTGCTATTTTTAATGTTATTTTTGATAGAGCAAATTTACCCACTTATTTTAGATTTATAGCACAAACTTCAACTGGCACATATCTTGGAACAAAATTCTATAAAAAAGATGTAAAATCTTTGAAACAGGTTTTAATTCCTGGAATTTTAATGTCTTTACTAATGATAGTTTTTAGTTTTATAATTTCATATACATTGAGTAAGATTTTTACTATGGACCATATTACAGCAGTTTTTGCATCATCTCCGGGAGGACTTATGGATATGTCTTTGCTTGCTCATGAATTTAATGCCAATACTTCTCAAGTAGCATTATTGCAATTAATTCGTATGATTTCAGTTATAATTTTTGTTCCCTTCTTTTCTAAGAAATGTTATGAGAAAATAAAAAATAAGCTAGATAGAAAACTAAGCAATTATAAAGTGGATAATGAAGAAAAACAGGAGATAAAAATACATAGACTTCCAGATGACTATGATTTACTTATTGTAACAATTTTATTAGGTATAATTGGAGGAAGCATAGGATATTTTTTAAAAATACCAGCCGGAGCTATGAGCTGCTCTATGTTAGTTGTTGCAATATTTAATATAAAAACTGGAAAGTCATATATGCCTTTAACTCTCAGGAAAATTATTCAATCAATTGGGGGAGCATTGATAGGAAGTAGAGTTAGTATAAATGATATAGTAGAGATAAAAGATTTGTTTATTCCTATTCTAATAGTAATAGTTGGTTTCTGCCTTATGGATATTTTAGTTGGTTTCATTTTATATAAGCTTACAAATTTTTCAGTTATGACATCTTTATTATCAGCAGCACCAGGGGGAATGTCCGATATTGCAATTATGGCTGAAGATTTAGGAGCTAATGGTTCTCAGGTTGCTATGATGCAGTTTATAAGAGTTTGCTTCATAATAAGTATCTACCCCATTATAATAAAAATATTATTTACATAG
- a CDS encoding ABC transporter ATP-binding protein, translating into MSKVLLEVRNLKKYFQTPKGQLHAVDGINFAIEEGNTLGVVGESGCGKSTTGRVILRLLEATDGEIFFEGKDIRKYNKSEMIKLREEMQIIFQDPFASLNPRMTVSEIIAEPLIIHKKCKNKKELNERVKELMETVGLTERLVNTYPHELDGGRRQRIGIARALALNPKFIVCDEPVSALDVSIQAQVLNLMKDLQEKFGLTYMFITHDLSVVKHFSDDIAVMYLGELVEKAPSKELFKNPIHPYTKALLSAIPTININKKMERIKLEGEITSPINPGIGCRFAKRCVYAEKICSEKSPELEKVNGNHFFACHRAKELGFVKE; encoded by the coding sequence ATGAGTAAAGTTTTATTAGAAGTTAGAAATTTAAAAAAATATTTTCAAACTCCTAAGGGGCAATTACATGCAGTTGATGGCATTAATTTTGCTATCGAAGAGGGTAACACTCTAGGAGTTGTTGGTGAGTCAGGTTGTGGAAAATCTACTACAGGTCGTGTTATTTTGAGGCTTTTAGAAGCTACTGATGGAGAAATATTTTTTGAAGGAAAGGATATAAGAAAATATAATAAATCAGAAATGATAAAGCTTCGTGAAGAAATGCAAATAATCTTTCAAGATCCCTTTGCTTCTTTAAATCCCAGAATGACTGTAAGTGAAATTATTGCTGAACCTCTTATAATCCATAAAAAATGTAAAAATAAAAAAGAATTGAATGAAAGAGTTAAAGAGCTTATGGAAACGGTAGGTTTAACTGAAAGACTGGTTAACACTTATCCTCATGAATTGGATGGAGGTAGAAGACAGAGAATTGGTATTGCAAGAGCTCTTGCACTTAATCCTAAATTTATAGTCTGTGATGAACCTGTTTCAGCTCTTGATGTTTCTATACAGGCACAGGTTTTAAATCTGATGAAAGATTTACAGGAAAAATTTGGTTTGACATATATGTTCATAACTCATGATTTATCTGTTGTAAAACACTTTTCAGATGATATTGCTGTTATGTATTTGGGAGAGCTTGTTGAAAAAGCACCTTCTAAGGAGCTTTTTAAAAATCCAATCCATCCATATACTAAAGCCTTGCTTTCAGCAATACCTACAATTAATATAAATAAAAAAATGGAGAGAATTAAATTGGAAGGAGAAATCACTTCTCCTATAAATCCTGGTATTGGTTGTAGATTTGCAAAAAGATGTGTATATGCAGAAAAAATATGTTCTGAAAAATCTCCTGAACTTGAAAAAGTAAATGGAAATCATTTTTTTGCTTGCCATAGAGCTAAAGAATTAGGTTTTGTTAAAGAATAA
- a CDS encoding ABC transporter ATP-binding protein, whose protein sequence is MNKNLLEIKNLEIQYVKDAETVYAVNSINIELAEGETLGLVGETGAGKTTTALGILRLISGPTGKIKGGSINFEGKNILEISEEEIRKIRGNDISMIFQDPMTSLNPVMTVGEQIAEVMQIHQKVSNEEAMNKASEMLELVGIPGARKNDYPHQFSGGMKQRVVIAIALACNPKLLIADEPTTALDVTIQAQVLDLMNDLKNKLKTAMILITHDLGVVAQVCDKVAIMYAGEIVEYGSLRDVFENPKHPYTMGLFGSIPSLDEERTRLTPIKGLMPDPTNLPSGCKFNPRCPHATELCSKQAPKDTEVSKNHLVKCLIAEGLVEFKENWEEENE, encoded by the coding sequence ATGAATAAAAATCTTTTAGAAATAAAAAATTTAGAAATTCAATATGTAAAAGATGCTGAAACTGTCTATGCTGTGAACAGCATTAATATTGAACTTGCTGAAGGAGAAACTTTAGGTCTAGTTGGAGAAACTGGAGCTGGAAAAACTACTACAGCACTTGGAATATTAAGACTAATCTCTGGTCCTACTGGAAAAATTAAGGGTGGTTCTATAAATTTTGAAGGAAAAAATATACTTGAAATTTCCGAAGAAGAAATTAGAAAAATTAGAGGAAATGATATTTCAATGATATTTCAAGATCCTATGACTTCTCTTAATCCTGTTATGACTGTCGGTGAACAAATAGCTGAGGTTATGCAAATTCACCAAAAGGTTTCTAATGAAGAAGCTATGAATAAAGCCTCTGAAATGTTGGAGTTAGTTGGAATTCCTGGAGCAAGAAAAAATGATTATCCTCACCAATTTTCTGGTGGTATGAAACAAAGAGTTGTTATTGCAATTGCACTTGCATGCAATCCTAAACTTTTAATTGCCGATGAGCCTACAACAGCACTTGATGTAACTATACAAGCTCAGGTTTTAGATTTAATGAATGATTTAAAAAATAAACTAAAAACTGCCATGATACTTATAACACATGATCTTGGTGTTGTAGCACAAGTTTGTGATAAAGTGGCTATTATGTATGCGGGAGAAATTGTGGAATACGGTTCTCTTAGGGATGTTTTTGAGAATCCAAAACACCCTTATACAATGGGATTGTTTGGTTCCATTCCAAGTCTAGATGAAGAAAGGACTAGGCTAACTCCAATTAAAGGACTAATGCCTGATCCTACAAATCTTCCTTCCGGCTGTAAATTTAATCCTAGATGTCCTCATGCGACTGAACTTTGTTCTAAGCAAGCACCAAAAGATACCGAGGTTAGTAAAAATCATTTAGTAAAATGTTTAATTGCTGAGGGACTGGTTGAATTTAAAGAAAATTGGGAGGAAGAAAATGAGTAA
- the nikC gene encoding nickel transporter permease: protein MENKKVNKKNSQWLEIAKMLSKNKMAMLGLVILIVLILLAIFANVIADYETVVIKQNLANRLTPPNSQNWLGTDEFGRDIFARLIHGARVSLKVGILAVGLSIIIGGTLGAISGFYGGYTDNVIMRIMDIFLAVPSILLAIAIVSALGPSIINLMVAISISSVPRYARIVRASVLSIRDQEFIEAAKAIGASNTRIIFKHIIPNSLAPVIVQGTLGVASAILSTAGLSFIGLGIQPPDPEWGSMLSGGRQYLRYAWWVTTFPGVAIMITILSLNLLGDGLRDALDPRLKQ, encoded by the coding sequence ATGGAAAACAAAAAAGTTAATAAAAAAAATAGTCAATGGCTTGAAATAGCTAAAATGCTTTCAAAAAATAAAATGGCTATGTTAGGTTTAGTTATACTTATTGTCCTTATTTTACTTGCCATTTTTGCTAATGTAATAGCTGATTATGAAACTGTTGTAATCAAACAAAATCTTGCTAATAGATTAACTCCTCCTAATTCACAAAATTGGCTTGGAACTGATGAGTTTGGTAGAGATATTTTTGCAAGACTTATTCACGGTGCGAGAGTTTCTTTAAAAGTTGGTATACTTGCTGTTGGTCTATCAATAATTATTGGTGGAACTTTAGGAGCAATTTCAGGATTCTATGGTGGTTATACTGATAATGTTATAATGAGAATTATGGATATATTTTTAGCAGTACCTAGTATACTTTTAGCTATAGCTATAGTTTCTGCTTTAGGCCCAAGTATAATTAATCTGATGGTTGCTATCAGTATATCTTCAGTTCCTAGATATGCCCGTATTGTTAGAGCATCTGTTTTATCAATAAGAGATCAAGAATTTATTGAAGCTGCAAAAGCTATTGGTGCAAGTAATACAAGAATAATATTTAAACATATAATTCCAAACTCTTTAGCCCCTGTTATAGTTCAAGGAACTCTAGGTGTTGCCAGTGCAATACTTTCTACTGCAGGTTTAAGCTTCATAGGGCTTGGAATACAACCTCCTGATCCTGAGTGGGGATCTATGTTATCTGGTGGAAGACAATATTTAAGATATGCTTGGTGGGTAACTACTTTCCCAGGTGTAGCAATAATGATAACTATACTTTCGCTTAATCTACTTGGTGACGGATTGAGAGATGCATTAGATCCAAGGTTAAAACAATAG
- the nikB gene encoding nickel ABC transporter permease has product MYKYVLKRLILLIPVLLGVSLLVFAIMYLTPGDPAQLILGENAPKAAVEALREKMGLNDSFFIQYFRFIKNAIMGDFGRSYTTGREVFKEIFSRFPNTLVLAVLGVLISVIIGIPIGIISATRQYSFLDSFSMVFALLGVSMPVFWLGLMLILTFSVKLRLLPSGGFDGLSSIILPAITLGVGSAAIITRMTRSSMLEVIRQDYIRTARAKGVAEKVVIYKHALKNALIPIITVVGLQFGNLLGGAVLTESVYSWPGVGRLMVEAIRQKDTPTVLAAVIFLATAFSVVNLFVDLLYAFADPRIKSQYK; this is encoded by the coding sequence ATGTACAAATATGTACTTAAAAGATTAATTCTTCTAATTCCTGTATTATTAGGAGTCTCTCTTTTAGTTTTTGCAATTATGTACTTAACTCCGGGAGATCCTGCCCAATTAATACTTGGAGAGAATGCACCTAAAGCTGCTGTTGAAGCTTTAAGAGAAAAGATGGGGCTTAATGACTCATTTTTTATACAATATTTTAGATTTATAAAAAATGCTATAATGGGTGATTTTGGTAGATCTTATACAACAGGTAGAGAAGTTTTTAAAGAAATATTCTCAAGATTTCCTAATACTCTTGTACTAGCTGTACTTGGTGTCCTTATTTCTGTTATAATAGGTATTCCTATTGGGATAATCTCAGCTACTAGACAGTACTCTTTTTTAGATAGTTTCAGTATGGTTTTTGCCTTACTTGGAGTTTCAATGCCGGTATTCTGGTTGGGACTTATGCTTATTTTAACTTTTTCAGTTAAATTAAGATTACTACCTTCTGGTGGTTTTGATGGACTTTCTAGTATTATACTTCCTGCAATCACTCTTGGAGTTGGTTCAGCCGCTATTATAACTAGAATGACAAGATCATCTATGCTTGAAGTTATAAGACAAGATTATATTAGAACAGCTAGAGCAAAGGGAGTTGCTGAAAAAGTCGTTATATATAAACATGCCTTAAAAAATGCTCTAATCCCAATAATCACTGTTGTAGGTTTACAATTTGGAAATTTACTTGGTGGTGCTGTTTTAACTGAATCTGTTTATTCATGGCCCGGTGTTGGAAGACTTATGGTTGAAGCTATAAGGCAAAAAGACACTCCTACTGTTCTTGCTGCGGTAATATTTTTGGCAACTGCATTCAGTGTTGTAAATCTTTTTGTAGATTTATTATATGCTTTTGCTGATCCAAGAATAAAATCACAATATAAGTAG
- a CDS encoding ABC transporter substrate-binding protein → MSFRKKILVIVAMLISMLMLVACGGGNDKSTGNNTVRDTLIVGNGADAKSLDPHASNDNPSSRITVQIYDRLFEFDDDSVPQPSLAESVEQPDNVTTIIHLVKGVKFHNGEELKASDVKFTFDRMKVSPQVQHIVEAIDSVEVIDDYTVKFVTKFPFAPLLNHLSHNATAILNEKAVKEAGDTYGQNPVGTGPYKFVSWASGDRITLEAFPEYFKGETPVKNLVFRSIVEETNRTIGLETGELDIIYDIQGIDKNKLKTDDRFTYIEEPGVSMTYLGFNVRKAPFDNPKVREAISYAINQGPIVETAFVGGAVAGDSIIGPKLFAYSPVEKYEFNIEKAKELLKEAGFENGFKTKIWINDNSVRRDIAVILQDQLKQVGIDAAIETLEWGAYLDGTARGDHDMFILGWGTVTRDPDYGIAALVSTETHGGAGNRTFYSNPRVDQLLKDGRAELDVEKRKAIYKEVQEIIRKEIPMYLVAYPTYNVITKKDVKNFKFELATAHRLYGVKIEN, encoded by the coding sequence ATGAGTTTTAGAAAAAAAATTTTGGTAATTGTTGCTATGTTAATAAGTATGTTAATGTTAGTGGCTTGTGGTGGTGGAAATGACAAGTCAACCGGCAACAATACTGTAAGGGATACTTTAATTGTTGGAAATGGTGCAGATGCAAAATCACTAGATCCTCATGCTTCTAATGATAACCCTTCATCAAGAATAACTGTTCAAATTTATGATAGACTATTTGAATTTGATGATGATTCTGTTCCTCAACCTTCATTAGCTGAATCTGTTGAACAACCTGATAATGTTACAACAATTATTCATCTAGTAAAAGGAGTTAAATTCCATAATGGTGAAGAATTAAAAGCATCTGATGTAAAATTTACTTTTGACAGAATGAAAGTTTCTCCACAAGTTCAACATATAGTAGAAGCTATTGACAGTGTTGAAGTAATTGATGATTATACTGTTAAATTTGTTACTAAATTCCCTTTCGCTCCACTTTTAAATCATTTATCTCACAATGCTACTGCAATATTAAATGAAAAAGCAGTTAAAGAGGCTGGAGATACTTATGGGCAAAATCCGGTTGGAACTGGTCCATATAAATTTGTTTCTTGGGCAAGTGGAGATAGAATAACCCTTGAAGCTTTCCCTGAATATTTTAAAGGTGAAACACCGGTTAAAAATCTAGTATTCAGAAGTATAGTTGAAGAAACAAATAGAACTATAGGACTTGAAACAGGGGAATTAGATATCATATATGATATACAAGGTATTGATAAAAATAAATTAAAAACAGATGACAGATTTACATATATTGAAGAACCTGGTGTTTCTATGACTTACCTTGGTTTCAATGTAAGAAAAGCTCCTTTTGATAATCCAAAAGTTAGAGAGGCTATATCTTATGCAATAAATCAAGGACCAATAGTTGAAACAGCCTTTGTTGGCGGTGCGGTTGCAGGTGACTCTATAATAGGACCAAAACTATTTGCTTACTCTCCTGTTGAAAAATATGAATTTAATATAGAAAAAGCTAAAGAACTTTTAAAAGAAGCTGGATTTGAAAACGGATTTAAAACTAAAATTTGGATAAATGACAACAGTGTCAGAAGAGATATTGCTGTTATACTACAAGATCAATTAAAACAAGTAGGAATTGATGCGGCTATTGAAACTCTTGAATGGGGAGCATATTTAGATGGTACAGCAAGAGGAGATCATGATATGTTTATACTTGGTTGGGGAACTGTAACAAGAGATCCTGATTATGGAATAGCAGCCCTTGTTAGTACAGAAACTCATGGTGGAGCTGGAAACAGAACTTTCTATTCTAATCCTAGAGTTGATCAATTATTAAAAGATGGTAGAGCTGAATTAGATGTAGAGAAAAGAAAGGCTATATATAAAGAAGTTCAAGAAATTATTAGAAAAGAAATTCCTATGTATTTAGTGGCTTATCCTACTTACAATGTAATTACTAAAAAAGATGTTAAAAACTTTAAGTTTGAATTAGCTACTGCTCACAGATTATATGGTGTAAAAATAGAAAATTAA